One window from the genome of Osmerus eperlanus chromosome 1, fOsmEpe2.1, whole genome shotgun sequence encodes:
- the phf2 gene encoding lysine-specific demethylase phf2 isoform X2 encodes MATVPVYCICRLPYDVTQFMIECDACKDWFHGSCVEVDEDDAPDIDIYHCPNCEKTHGKSTMKKKKNWNKHDTGQSTDVKAVQNGSQVFIKELRSRTFPSAEDVVVKLNGSQLTMDYLEENGFNEPILVQKKDGLDMSMPAPTFYISDVENYVGPDVGVDVIEVTKQTDSKMKLKEFVDYYYSTNRKKVLNVINLEFSDTRMDSIVESPQIVRRLSWVGNYWPDDALLGKPKVTKYCLICVKDSYTDFHIECGGASVWYHVLKGEKIFFLIKPTSANLSLYERWRSSSNHSEMFFADQVDKCYKCTLKQGQTLFIPSGWINAILTPVDCLAFSGHFVHNLSVEMQMRAYEVEKRLKVRSLTPFPNFETACWYVGRHLLERFKGLHKANKQPAPYLVHGAKIINGAFRAWTKKQALLEHEDELPENMKPTQLIKDLAKEIRISENATKAIKSEPSAKVPVEEPPSAHSEPEEPVSPAHVPSPPMEKPTRKKASKLPKPPKPPKPPKPPKMSKAPKPPKVPKVKEGGKKKGKKAKEIAPPPKPSSFAALESHAKDILSKMDQPKKGKAAKNVLSMSEKETSKQNNLDKFEIREQNKNKTEAKWKYKNSKPDSLLKMEEEHKFERTLLSGNKDKFAFTMSHKKLLGSKTLKPQTNSSVFGSLQNLKEDKAKPVRDEYEYVSDEGELKIDEFPIRRKKNAVKRDISFLSNIKEPIQPAKKTKLQPSIQKNADSSDEESLHIDTNAKPEVKGRNSKVKKKGGSAAGILDLLQASKQVGGIDYSANSTQEAIQGMLSMANLSSSDSMQQTWSNSQSKNNSQSKNNSHSAHTGKKATGTNGGGGNNSKRPNKRLPKKTRKSSSIDSMEFDDDQDHMDACFKDSDYVYPSLESEEDNPVFKSRSKKRKSSDDTPYSPTARVGPSVPRHERPAREGARVASIETGLAAAAAKLSHQEEQQKTKKKKKTTKKKTIVIEEPQNISQDSSSPEPTQDSQDSLVDHEYSTGTGKTPPGGPQPMAPGVFLNQRRPSTSSQNSTTKGGDRGVSAEAKAKRLKKGMATAKQRLGKILKIHRNGKLLL; translated from the exons ATGGCGACTGTACCAGTATATTGCATCTGCAGATTACCTTACGACGTAACCCAGTTTATGATAGAATGTGATGCTTGCAAGGATTGGTTCCATGGCAG CTGTGTTGAGGTGGATGAAGATGATGCTCCAGACATTGATATTTATCACTGTCCAAACTGTGAGAAGACCCATGGCAAATCAACAA tgaaaaagaagaagaactgGAACAAGCATGACACAGGCCAAAGCACAGACGTCAAAGCTGTCCAGAATGGTAGTCAAGTGTTCATCAAGGAGCTTCGCAGTCGTACATTTCCCAG TGCTGAAGATGTAGTGGTTAAACTGAATGGCAGTCAACTGACAATGGACTACTTGGAGGAGAATGGGTTTAATGAACCTATTCTAGTCCAGAAGAAAGACGGTCTGGATATGTCCATGCCAGCTCCAACTTTCTACATCAGTGATGTTGAGAACTATGTTG GTCCAGATGTTGGTGTTGATGTTATTGAGGTTACCAAACAGACGGACAGCAAGATGAAACTCAAGGAGTTTGTTGATTACTACTATAGCACAAACAGAAAGAAAGTTTTAAATGTGATCAACTTGGAATTTTCAGACACAAG GATGGACAGTATAGTGGAGAGTCCCCAGATAGTGAGGAGGTTATCCTGGGTAGGAAACTACTGGCCTGACGATGCTCTGCTTGGCAAGCCCAAAGTCACCAAGTACTGTCTCATCTGTGTGAAAGACAGCTACACAGACTTCCATATTGAGTGTGGCGGTGCCTCTGTCTGGTACCATGTCCTCAAG GGagagaaaatatttttcttgaTCAAGCCGACTTCTGCCAACCTGTCTCTGTATGAGCGCTGGAGGTCATCATCCAATCACAGCGAGATGTTCTTCGCTGATCAGGTGGACAAGTGCTACAAATGTACACTGAAGCAAGGACAGACTTTGTTCATTCCATCGG GTTGGATAAATGCAATACTGACTCCAGTTGACTGCCTGGCATTCTCTGGACACTTTGTCCACAACCTGAGTGTGGAGATGCAGATGAG AGCCTACGAAGTAGAAAAGCGACTAAAGGTGAGAAGCCTCACTCCCTTCCCAAACTTTGAGACGGCATGTTGGTATGTCGGTCGACATCTCTTGGAGCGATTTAAAG GTTTACACAAGGCAAACAAACAACCAGCTCCATACCTGGTACATGGTGCCAAAATCATTAACGGAGCCTTCAGAGCATGGACAAAAAAACAG GCTCTTTTGGAACACGAGGATGAGCTTCCAGAGAATATGAAGCCCACACAGCTCATAAAGGATCTTGCCAAGGAGATCAGAATTTCAGAG AATGCAACAAAAGCCATCAAGAGTGAGCCTAGCGCCAAGGTGCCTGTGGAAGAGCCTCCTTCAGCCCACTCTGAGCCTGAGGAACCTGTTTCTCCAGCTCACGTTCCATCACCCCCCATGGAGAAACCAACAAGGAAGAAAGCCTCCAAACTCCCGAAACCACCCAAACCCCCAAAGCCGCCCAAGCCCCCCAAGATGTCTAAGGCTCCCAAGCCACCCAAGGTACCCAAAGTGAAGGAAGGAGGcaagaagaaaggaaagaaagctAAGGAGATTGCTCCCCCACCAAAGCCCTCCAGCTTTGCTGCTCTCGAATCTCATGCTAAGGACATCCTGAGCAAGATGGACCAGCCAAAGAAGGGGAAG GCTGCTAAAAATGTTTTAAGCATGTCAGAGAAGGAAACATCTAAGCAGAATAATTTGGATAAGTTTGAAATTCGGGAACAGAACAAGAACAAAACTGAAGCCAAATGGAAATACAAG AACAGTAAACCAGATTCCCTGTTAAAGATGGAAGAAGAGCACAAATTTGAAAGAACACTACTGTCTGGCAACAAAGACAAATTTGCTTTTACCATGTCTCACAAAAAATTACTCGG GTCTAAGACACTAAAACCCCAGACCAACTCAAGTGTTTTTGGATCCTTACAAAACTTAAAAGAAGACAAAGCCAAGCCGGTGAGAGACGAGTATGAATATGTCTCAGATGAAGGAGAGCTGAAGATAGATGAGTTCCCCATCAGGAGGAAAAAAAACGCTGTCAAGAGAGACATATCCT TTTTGTCAAACATCAAAGAACCCATTCAGCCGGCCAAAAAAACAAAGCTCCAACCTTCAATTCAAAAG AATGCTGACTCTTCAGATGAAGAGTCCCTTCATATAGACACAAATGCAAAaccagaggtcaaaggtcggaACTCCAAGGTCAAAAAGAAGGGTGGCAGTGCAGCAGGAATTCTTGACCTGTTACAGGCAAGCAAACAAGTGGGTGGGATCGACTACAGTGCAAACAG CACACAGGAAGCCATTCAGGGCATGTTGTCCATGGCAAACCTGTCATCTTCAGACAGCATGCAACAGACCTGGAGCAACAGCCAGTCCAAGAACAATAGCCAGTCAAAGAACAACTCTCACAGCGCACATACTGGCAAGAAGGCTACAGGAACCAACGGCGGTGGCGGCAATAACAGCAAGCGGCCAAACAAACGTCTCCCGAAGAAAACCCGAAAGAGCAGCAGTATTGACAGTATGGAGTTTGACGATGATCAGGATCACATGGATGCATGCTTCAAGGACTCTGATTATG TTTACCCTTCTCTGGAGTCTGAAGAGGACAATCCTGTATTTAAATCCAGatcaaagaaaaggaaaagttCTGATGACACTCCTTACAGTCCAACAG CGCGTGTAGGTCCTTCAGTCCCCAGACATGAGAGGCCTGCTCGGGAGGGAGCACGAGTGGCCTCCATAGAAACTGGACTTGCAGCTGCTGCAGCCAAACTCTCCCATCAG gaggagcagcagaagaccaagaagaagaagaagaccacCAAAAAAAAGACAATAGTGATTGAGGAACCCCAGAACATCTCTCAGGACAGCAGCTCCCCAGAGCCCACCCAGGATTCTCAAGACAGCCTGGTAGATCATGAGTACAGCACTGGAACAGGCAAAACACCACCTGGGGGTCCCCAACCCATGGCTCCAGGAGTCTTCCTCAACCAGAGACGGCCCTCTACGTCATCCCAGAACTCCACAACAAAAGGAGGAGATCGTGGGGTCTCAGCCGAGGCTAAAG CAAAAAGGCTAAAGAAAGGCATGGCAACGGCCAAACAGAGACTTGGAAAGATCTTAAAGATCCATCGGAATGGGAAGCTCCTTCTGTAA
- the phf2 gene encoding lysine-specific demethylase phf2 isoform X1 — translation MATVPVYCICRLPYDVTQFMIECDACKDWFHGSCVEVDEDDAPDIDIYHCPNCEKTHGKSTMKKKKNWNKHDTGQSTDVKAVQNGSQVFIKELRSRTFPSAEDVVVKLNGSQLTMDYLEENGFNEPILVQKKDGLDMSMPAPTFYISDVENYVGPDVGVDVIEVTKQTDSKMKLKEFVDYYYSTNRKKVLNVINLEFSDTRMDSIVESPQIVRRLSWVGNYWPDDALLGKPKVTKYCLICVKDSYTDFHIECGGASVWYHVLKGEKIFFLIKPTSANLSLYERWRSSSNHSEMFFADQVDKCYKCTLKQGQTLFIPSGWINAILTPVDCLAFSGHFVHNLSVEMQMRAYEVEKRLKVRSLTPFPNFETACWYVGRHLLERFKGLHKANKQPAPYLVHGAKIINGAFRAWTKKQALLEHEDELPENMKPTQLIKDLAKEIRISENATKAIKSEPSAKVPVEEPPSAHSEPEEPVSPAHVPSPPMEKPTRKKASKLPKPPKPPKPPKPPKMSKAPKPPKVPKVKEGGKKKGKKAKEIAPPPKPSSFAALESHAKDILSKMDQPKKGKAAKNVLSMSEKETSKQNNLDKFEIREQNKNKTEAKWKYKNSKPDSLLKMEEEHKFERTLLSGNKDKFAFTMSHKKLLGSKTLKPQTNSSVFGSLQNLKEDKAKPVRDEYEYVSDEGELKIDEFPIRRKKNAVKRDISFLSNIKEPIQPAKKTKLQPSIQKNADSSDEESLHIDTNAKPEVKGRNSKVKKKGGSAAGILDLLQASKQVGGIDYSANSQPPASPSTQEAIQGMLSMANLSSSDSMQQTWSNSQSKNNSQSKNNSHSAHTGKKATGTNGGGGNNSKRPNKRLPKKTRKSSSIDSMEFDDDQDHMDACFKDSDYVYPSLESEEDNPVFKSRSKKRKSSDDTPYSPTARVGPSVPRHERPAREGARVASIETGLAAAAAKLSHQEEQQKTKKKKKTTKKKTIVIEEPQNISQDSSSPEPTQDSQDSLVDHEYSTGTGKTPPGGPQPMAPGVFLNQRRPSTSSQNSTTKGGDRGVSAEAKAKRLKKGMATAKQRLGKILKIHRNGKLLL, via the exons ATGGCGACTGTACCAGTATATTGCATCTGCAGATTACCTTACGACGTAACCCAGTTTATGATAGAATGTGATGCTTGCAAGGATTGGTTCCATGGCAG CTGTGTTGAGGTGGATGAAGATGATGCTCCAGACATTGATATTTATCACTGTCCAAACTGTGAGAAGACCCATGGCAAATCAACAA tgaaaaagaagaagaactgGAACAAGCATGACACAGGCCAAAGCACAGACGTCAAAGCTGTCCAGAATGGTAGTCAAGTGTTCATCAAGGAGCTTCGCAGTCGTACATTTCCCAG TGCTGAAGATGTAGTGGTTAAACTGAATGGCAGTCAACTGACAATGGACTACTTGGAGGAGAATGGGTTTAATGAACCTATTCTAGTCCAGAAGAAAGACGGTCTGGATATGTCCATGCCAGCTCCAACTTTCTACATCAGTGATGTTGAGAACTATGTTG GTCCAGATGTTGGTGTTGATGTTATTGAGGTTACCAAACAGACGGACAGCAAGATGAAACTCAAGGAGTTTGTTGATTACTACTATAGCACAAACAGAAAGAAAGTTTTAAATGTGATCAACTTGGAATTTTCAGACACAAG GATGGACAGTATAGTGGAGAGTCCCCAGATAGTGAGGAGGTTATCCTGGGTAGGAAACTACTGGCCTGACGATGCTCTGCTTGGCAAGCCCAAAGTCACCAAGTACTGTCTCATCTGTGTGAAAGACAGCTACACAGACTTCCATATTGAGTGTGGCGGTGCCTCTGTCTGGTACCATGTCCTCAAG GGagagaaaatatttttcttgaTCAAGCCGACTTCTGCCAACCTGTCTCTGTATGAGCGCTGGAGGTCATCATCCAATCACAGCGAGATGTTCTTCGCTGATCAGGTGGACAAGTGCTACAAATGTACACTGAAGCAAGGACAGACTTTGTTCATTCCATCGG GTTGGATAAATGCAATACTGACTCCAGTTGACTGCCTGGCATTCTCTGGACACTTTGTCCACAACCTGAGTGTGGAGATGCAGATGAG AGCCTACGAAGTAGAAAAGCGACTAAAGGTGAGAAGCCTCACTCCCTTCCCAAACTTTGAGACGGCATGTTGGTATGTCGGTCGACATCTCTTGGAGCGATTTAAAG GTTTACACAAGGCAAACAAACAACCAGCTCCATACCTGGTACATGGTGCCAAAATCATTAACGGAGCCTTCAGAGCATGGACAAAAAAACAG GCTCTTTTGGAACACGAGGATGAGCTTCCAGAGAATATGAAGCCCACACAGCTCATAAAGGATCTTGCCAAGGAGATCAGAATTTCAGAG AATGCAACAAAAGCCATCAAGAGTGAGCCTAGCGCCAAGGTGCCTGTGGAAGAGCCTCCTTCAGCCCACTCTGAGCCTGAGGAACCTGTTTCTCCAGCTCACGTTCCATCACCCCCCATGGAGAAACCAACAAGGAAGAAAGCCTCCAAACTCCCGAAACCACCCAAACCCCCAAAGCCGCCCAAGCCCCCCAAGATGTCTAAGGCTCCCAAGCCACCCAAGGTACCCAAAGTGAAGGAAGGAGGcaagaagaaaggaaagaaagctAAGGAGATTGCTCCCCCACCAAAGCCCTCCAGCTTTGCTGCTCTCGAATCTCATGCTAAGGACATCCTGAGCAAGATGGACCAGCCAAAGAAGGGGAAG GCTGCTAAAAATGTTTTAAGCATGTCAGAGAAGGAAACATCTAAGCAGAATAATTTGGATAAGTTTGAAATTCGGGAACAGAACAAGAACAAAACTGAAGCCAAATGGAAATACAAG AACAGTAAACCAGATTCCCTGTTAAAGATGGAAGAAGAGCACAAATTTGAAAGAACACTACTGTCTGGCAACAAAGACAAATTTGCTTTTACCATGTCTCACAAAAAATTACTCGG GTCTAAGACACTAAAACCCCAGACCAACTCAAGTGTTTTTGGATCCTTACAAAACTTAAAAGAAGACAAAGCCAAGCCGGTGAGAGACGAGTATGAATATGTCTCAGATGAAGGAGAGCTGAAGATAGATGAGTTCCCCATCAGGAGGAAAAAAAACGCTGTCAAGAGAGACATATCCT TTTTGTCAAACATCAAAGAACCCATTCAGCCGGCCAAAAAAACAAAGCTCCAACCTTCAATTCAAAAG AATGCTGACTCTTCAGATGAAGAGTCCCTTCATATAGACACAAATGCAAAaccagaggtcaaaggtcggaACTCCAAGGTCAAAAAGAAGGGTGGCAGTGCAGCAGGAATTCTTGACCTGTTACAGGCAAGCAAACAAGTGGGTGGGATCGACTACAGTGCAAACAG TCAGCCACCTGCATCCCCCAGCACACAGGAAGCCATTCAGGGCATGTTGTCCATGGCAAACCTGTCATCTTCAGACAGCATGCAACAGACCTGGAGCAACAGCCAGTCCAAGAACAATAGCCAGTCAAAGAACAACTCTCACAGCGCACATACTGGCAAGAAGGCTACAGGAACCAACGGCGGTGGCGGCAATAACAGCAAGCGGCCAAACAAACGTCTCCCGAAGAAAACCCGAAAGAGCAGCAGTATTGACAGTATGGAGTTTGACGATGATCAGGATCACATGGATGCATGCTTCAAGGACTCTGATTATG TTTACCCTTCTCTGGAGTCTGAAGAGGACAATCCTGTATTTAAATCCAGatcaaagaaaaggaaaagttCTGATGACACTCCTTACAGTCCAACAG CGCGTGTAGGTCCTTCAGTCCCCAGACATGAGAGGCCTGCTCGGGAGGGAGCACGAGTGGCCTCCATAGAAACTGGACTTGCAGCTGCTGCAGCCAAACTCTCCCATCAG gaggagcagcagaagaccaagaagaagaagaagaccacCAAAAAAAAGACAATAGTGATTGAGGAACCCCAGAACATCTCTCAGGACAGCAGCTCCCCAGAGCCCACCCAGGATTCTCAAGACAGCCTGGTAGATCATGAGTACAGCACTGGAACAGGCAAAACACCACCTGGGGGTCCCCAACCCATGGCTCCAGGAGTCTTCCTCAACCAGAGACGGCCCTCTACGTCATCCCAGAACTCCACAACAAAAGGAGGAGATCGTGGGGTCTCAGCCGAGGCTAAAG CAAAAAGGCTAAAGAAAGGCATGGCAACGGCCAAACAGAGACTTGGAAAGATCTTAAAGATCCATCGGAATGGGAAGCTCCTTCTGTAA